Proteins from a single region of Fundulus heteroclitus isolate FHET01 chromosome 12, MU-UCD_Fhet_4.1, whole genome shotgun sequence:
- the si:dkey-1k23.3 gene encoding heat shock protein beta-1, translated as MSEQAIKEMSCGGYDKHPLRKWAFSQDVGLPPFLEAGDSRWIKRGLAAWSWPGCIPAPLSVPYISELMPQSGQKISKWRVSVDVSHFYPSEISVGVRDGFLEVGGKHEERPDELGFISRCFTRKYRLPAEVEVTSLVSSLSQDGLLTVEAPLPEASAPAAIIIPIKVETEGSGEPGIRQEDQEEESQLEVCSDQVQPSSTTAGLEQGDEESTEKPAGQSLSVLPAEDKSLESIQKSAEHPEVPESQEGLGTSNSVEHREPVVDGEIQVKTEGAEALAPPEEQEPGSGPPSDIQSQELGAADIEQQHTE; from the exons ATGAGCGAGCAGGCGATTAAAGAAATGTCCTGTGGCGGGTATGACAAGCACCCGCTGAGAAAATGGGCTTTCAGTCAGGATGTCGGCCTGCCGCCTTTCCTGGAGGCTGGGGATTCTCGCTGGATCAAGAGGGGTTTGGCAGCGTGGTCCTGGCCAGGGTGCATACCAGCTCCTCTGTCTGTGCCCTACATCTCCGAGCTGATGCCCCAGTCCGGTCAGAAGATCAGCAAGTGGAGGGTCAGCGTGGACGTGTCTCACTTTTACCCCTCTGAGATCTCCGTCGGTGTCAGGGATGGATTTCTGGAAGTTGGAG GGAAACATGAAGAGAGGCCCGATGAGCTCGGATTTATTTCCAGATGTTTTACAAGGAAATACAG GCTTCCAGCTGAGGTGGAGGTTACCAGTCTTGTGTCCTCACTCTCCCAGGATGGTCTCCTGACTGTGGAGGCTCCACTTCCTGAAGCCTCTGCTCCTGCTGCCATCATCATCCCAATAAAG GTGGAGACTGAGGGTTCAGGAGAACCCGGAATAAGACAAGAGGATCAGGAGGAAGAGTCTCAATTAGAGGTCTGCAGCGATCAGGTCCAGCCCAGCAGCACCACAGCTGGGCTCGAGCAGGGAGATGAGGAGAGCACTGAAAAGCCAGCTGGGCAGTCCCTTTCTGTGCTGCCTGCAGAAGATAAAAGCTTAGAGAGCATCCAAAAGTCTGCTGAGCACCCCGAAGTGCCAGAAAGCCAAGAAGGCCTGGGTACGTCCAACTCGGTGGAACACAGAGAGCCGGTCGTGGATGGAGAGATCCAGGTGAAAACGGAGGGAGCCGAGGCGCTCGCTCCGCCTGAGGAGCAGGAGCCGGGCTCCGGGCCACCGAGCGACATCCAGAGCCAGGAGCTGGGGGCTGCTGACATAGAGCAGCAACACACTGAGTAA